One genomic segment of Ricinus communis isolate WT05 ecotype wild-type chromosome 5, ASM1957865v1, whole genome shotgun sequence includes these proteins:
- the LOC8286070 gene encoding protein PLASTID TRANSCRIPTIONALLY ACTIVE 12, chloroplastic isoform X1 → MIKMASFSGTWIYQDRFVSGKPGLNHLQTQFVGSFSAGILQVKFGSKPLLKAPLLPSIKCEKKDDYIEHVSVERPPYHSYMDPTSGRLEPASGARASIPGEEYWPEGTADRVRAARAPEPTGTSTGSPSYGERPGSRRKMYRASAVAPDTSTLSIETQEEPEIVDETTEEPKDVLSDYVVFQAESEEEPQDGYGIDKKLGRPHPFIDPKVKKPIEGTLTSEESWWNWRKPEKEQWSRWQRRKPDVETVFLKAMAETGQVKLYGETPTLTECALYRARKHLFKEERLRTEQERLERIGPMAYYSEWVKAWKRDTSREAIQKHFEETGEDENAQLIEMFSYQTDREYRIMMGTDIRIRRDPLAMRMREDLIKQIWGGDPVYPTINYIQDPNEVIDYRGPDFHEPTPNMLAFLKEHGKIVPREDFEKILAKEKTEQLEMTDMDEAMSQAVDIGENDDEGEDSDDEEEEEEEEEEEEKVTRNWSVLKSTPQLRKSKAKPKKDGGMSLEEAIEDSENLTDFLMDFGEEEQ, encoded by the exons ATGATTAAGATGGCTTCTTTTTCAGGAACTTGGATTTATCAAG ATAGATTTGTTAGTGGAAAGCCTGGTCTAAATCATCTGCAG ACACAATTTGTAGGCTCATTTTCAGCTGGAATATTGCAAGTTAAATTTGGTTCTAAACCACTTCTAAAGGCTCCATTGCTCCCTTCTATAAAGTGCGAGAAGAAGGATGATTACATTGAACATGTATCTGTTGAACGTCCTCCATACCATAGTTATATGGACCCCACATCTGGGCGACTTGAACCAGCATCTGGTGCTCGTGCTAGTATTCCGGGAGAAGAGTACTGGCCAGAAGGCACTGCTGATCGAGTTAGAGCTGCCAGGGCGCCTGAACCAACAGGCACATCAACAGGATCTCCATCTTATGGTGAAAGGCCTGGAAGTAGGAGGAAGATGTATAGAGCATCAGCTGTTGCTCCTGATACTTCTACATTAAGCATAGAAACTCAAGAGGAACCTGAAATTGTTGATGAGACAACGGAAGAACCTAAAGATGTCTTATCTGATTATGTAGTTTTTCAGGCAGAATCTGAGGAAGAGCCACAGGATGGGTATGGCATAGACAAGAAACTAGGACGCCCTCATCCCTTTATTGATCCAAAGGTGAAGAAGCCAATAGAGGGGACTCTTACAAGTGAAGAATCATGGTGGAACTGGAGAAAGCCAGAGAAGGAACAATGGTCCAGATGGCAAAGAAGAAAGCCTGATGTGGAAACG GTTTTTCTCAAAGCTATGGCTGAAACTGGGCAAGTGAAGCTTTATGGTGAGACTCCAACATTGACAGAGTGTGCTCTTTACAGAGCTAGAAAACATCTTTTCAAAGAAGAAAG GCTTCGAACTGAACAagagagattagaaagaataGGTCCTATGGCATATTACTCGGAATGGGTAAAAGCATGGAAGAGAGACACCTCACGTGAAGCTATTCAGAAGCATTTTGAAGAAACTGGTGAAGATGAAAACGCCCAACTGATTGAGATGTTCAGCTATCAAACTGATCGAGAATACCGCATAATGATGGGGACAGATATTCGTATCCGCAGAGATCCTTTAGCAATGCGAATGCGAGAGGACCTAATAAAGCAAA TTTGGGGTGGAGATCCAGTTTACCCAACAATCAACTACATACAAGATCCCAACGAAGTCATTGATTACAGGGGTCCTGATTTTCATGAACCTACACCCAATATGCTGGCGTTCCTGAAAGAG CATGGAAAAATTGTACCCAGGGAGGATTTCGAAAAAATTCTGGCAAAAGAGAAGACAGAACAATTAGAG ATGACTGACATGGATGAAGCTATGTCACAAGCTGTTGACATCGGTGAAAATGAT GATGAAGGAGAGGATagtgatgatgaagaagaagaagaagaagaagaagaggaggaggaaAAAGTAACACGCAATTGGAGTGTTCTAAAGTCTACTCCCCAGCTTCGCAAATCAAAG GCAAAACCCAAGAAGGATGGGGGCATGTCTCTCGAAGAGGCAATTGAAGATTCAGAGAACTTGACTGATTTTCTTATGGACTTTGGAGAAGAGGAGCAATAG
- the LOC8286070 gene encoding protein PLASTID TRANSCRIPTIONALLY ACTIVE 12, chloroplastic isoform X2: protein MQTQFVGSFSAGILQVKFGSKPLLKAPLLPSIKCEKKDDYIEHVSVERPPYHSYMDPTSGRLEPASGARASIPGEEYWPEGTADRVRAARAPEPTGTSTGSPSYGERPGSRRKMYRASAVAPDTSTLSIETQEEPEIVDETTEEPKDVLSDYVVFQAESEEEPQDGYGIDKKLGRPHPFIDPKVKKPIEGTLTSEESWWNWRKPEKEQWSRWQRRKPDVETVFLKAMAETGQVKLYGETPTLTECALYRARKHLFKEERLRTEQERLERIGPMAYYSEWVKAWKRDTSREAIQKHFEETGEDENAQLIEMFSYQTDREYRIMMGTDIRIRRDPLAMRMREDLIKQIWGGDPVYPTINYIQDPNEVIDYRGPDFHEPTPNMLAFLKEHGKIVPREDFEKILAKEKTEQLEMTDMDEAMSQAVDIGENDDEGEDSDDEEEEEEEEEEEEKVTRNWSVLKSTPQLRKSKAKPKKDGGMSLEEAIEDSENLTDFLMDFGEEEQ from the exons ATGCAGACACAATTTGTAGGCTCATTTTCAGCTGGAATATTGCAAGTTAAATTTGGTTCTAAACCACTTCTAAAGGCTCCATTGCTCCCTTCTATAAAGTGCGAGAAGAAGGATGATTACATTGAACATGTATCTGTTGAACGTCCTCCATACCATAGTTATATGGACCCCACATCTGGGCGACTTGAACCAGCATCTGGTGCTCGTGCTAGTATTCCGGGAGAAGAGTACTGGCCAGAAGGCACTGCTGATCGAGTTAGAGCTGCCAGGGCGCCTGAACCAACAGGCACATCAACAGGATCTCCATCTTATGGTGAAAGGCCTGGAAGTAGGAGGAAGATGTATAGAGCATCAGCTGTTGCTCCTGATACTTCTACATTAAGCATAGAAACTCAAGAGGAACCTGAAATTGTTGATGAGACAACGGAAGAACCTAAAGATGTCTTATCTGATTATGTAGTTTTTCAGGCAGAATCTGAGGAAGAGCCACAGGATGGGTATGGCATAGACAAGAAACTAGGACGCCCTCATCCCTTTATTGATCCAAAGGTGAAGAAGCCAATAGAGGGGACTCTTACAAGTGAAGAATCATGGTGGAACTGGAGAAAGCCAGAGAAGGAACAATGGTCCAGATGGCAAAGAAGAAAGCCTGATGTGGAAACG GTTTTTCTCAAAGCTATGGCTGAAACTGGGCAAGTGAAGCTTTATGGTGAGACTCCAACATTGACAGAGTGTGCTCTTTACAGAGCTAGAAAACATCTTTTCAAAGAAGAAAG GCTTCGAACTGAACAagagagattagaaagaataGGTCCTATGGCATATTACTCGGAATGGGTAAAAGCATGGAAGAGAGACACCTCACGTGAAGCTATTCAGAAGCATTTTGAAGAAACTGGTGAAGATGAAAACGCCCAACTGATTGAGATGTTCAGCTATCAAACTGATCGAGAATACCGCATAATGATGGGGACAGATATTCGTATCCGCAGAGATCCTTTAGCAATGCGAATGCGAGAGGACCTAATAAAGCAAA TTTGGGGTGGAGATCCAGTTTACCCAACAATCAACTACATACAAGATCCCAACGAAGTCATTGATTACAGGGGTCCTGATTTTCATGAACCTACACCCAATATGCTGGCGTTCCTGAAAGAG CATGGAAAAATTGTACCCAGGGAGGATTTCGAAAAAATTCTGGCAAAAGAGAAGACAGAACAATTAGAG ATGACTGACATGGATGAAGCTATGTCACAAGCTGTTGACATCGGTGAAAATGAT GATGAAGGAGAGGATagtgatgatgaagaagaagaagaagaagaagaagaggaggaggaaAAAGTAACACGCAATTGGAGTGTTCTAAAGTCTACTCCCCAGCTTCGCAAATCAAAG GCAAAACCCAAGAAGGATGGGGGCATGTCTCTCGAAGAGGCAATTGAAGATTCAGAGAACTTGACTGATTTTCTTATGGACTTTGGAGAAGAGGAGCAATAG